The Burkholderia ubonensis genome has a window encoding:
- a CDS encoding MarR family winged helix-turn-helix transcriptional regulator: MSRTARLPFETTLMVRDCCLCLHMQRAARNLARIFDDALRPLDLTNGQFSLLMSLNRPQPATMKYVASLLAMDRTTLTAALKPLERRGLLTIAQDPDDGRSRLLELTPAGRQLLADAFPLWQQAHADIEKSFAPEQVDVLRDQLRMLSEDPATRG, from the coding sequence ATGTCCCGTACAGCCAGGCTCCCCTTCGAAACGACGCTGATGGTGCGCGACTGCTGCCTGTGCCTGCACATGCAGCGGGCGGCGCGCAACCTCGCGCGCATCTTCGACGACGCGCTGCGTCCGCTCGACCTCACGAACGGGCAGTTCTCGCTGCTGATGTCGCTGAACCGGCCGCAGCCGGCGACGATGAAATACGTGGCGTCGCTGCTGGCGATGGATCGCACGACGCTGACGGCCGCGCTCAAGCCGCTCGAGCGGCGCGGGCTGCTCACGATCGCTCAGGATCCGGACGACGGGCGCAGCCGTCTGCTCGAACTCACGCCGGCCGGCCGCCAGCTGCTCGCCGACGCGTTTCCGCTGTGGCAGCAAGCGCATGCCGACATCGAAAAGTCGTTCGCACCGGAGCAAGTCGACGTGCTGCGCGACCAGTTGCGCATGCTGTCGGAAGACCCGGCGACGCGCGGCTGA
- a CDS encoding ornithine cyclodeaminase family protein, with protein sequence MPSDAQLLLLDRDAVGPALQAEQVTAAVRDAFLLHSRRAGRVFPVVREKLHTGGVFGIKSGDVASQDLLGFKAAGFWPGNRGRGGEPHQATVALFDPHTGRPLCIMDGNAITTARTGAAGGLGLQLLARPESARICVFGTGVQARVQLDRTLALLPQRCTVQYVNVSGEPEPGFESAFSARCDIRAARDRNDAVAGSDVVITATPGRGPLFDAAAVQPGTHLTCVGADTAGKRELPEHLLARARIFVDDHEQARSIGECQWAPELPRIEIGDVLAGVVTVDRAAHDITVFDMTGLALQDLTVARVVYRQAVEHGAGHRVPWPW encoded by the coding sequence ATGCCGTCAGACGCCCAGCTCCTGCTTCTCGATCGTGATGCCGTCGGGCCCGCGCTTCAGGCCGAACAGGTGACGGCGGCCGTGCGCGACGCTTTCCTGCTGCACAGTCGGCGCGCCGGGCGCGTCTTCCCGGTGGTCCGCGAGAAGCTGCACACGGGCGGCGTATTCGGCATCAAGTCCGGCGACGTCGCAAGCCAGGACCTTCTCGGATTCAAGGCGGCCGGATTCTGGCCAGGCAACCGGGGCCGGGGCGGCGAGCCTCACCAGGCAACCGTCGCGCTGTTCGACCCGCACACGGGCCGGCCGCTGTGCATCATGGACGGCAATGCGATCACCACCGCGCGGACCGGTGCGGCGGGCGGCCTCGGGCTGCAGCTGCTTGCGCGCCCCGAAAGCGCCCGAATCTGCGTGTTCGGCACGGGGGTGCAGGCGCGCGTCCAGCTCGACCGGACGCTCGCGCTGCTGCCGCAGCGTTGCACGGTGCAGTACGTGAACGTCAGCGGCGAACCGGAGCCGGGGTTCGAGTCGGCATTCAGCGCACGCTGCGACATCCGGGCCGCGCGCGACCGCAACGATGCGGTGGCCGGCAGCGACGTGGTGATCACGGCGACGCCCGGCCGCGGCCCGCTGTTCGACGCCGCCGCAGTGCAGCCGGGCACCCACCTGACTTGCGTGGGCGCCGACACGGCAGGCAAGCGCGAACTTCCCGAACACCTGTTGGCGCGCGCGCGAATCTTCGTCGACGATCACGAGCAGGCGCGCAGCATCGGCGAATGCCAATGGGCGCCCGAGCTGCCGCGCATCGAGATCGGCGACGTGCTCGCGGGCGTCGTCACGGTCGATCGTGCGGCGCACGACATCACCGTGTTCGACATGACGGGCCTCGCGCTACAGGATCTGACCGTCGCGCGCGTCGTCTATCGACAGGCCGTCGAGCACGGCGCAGGCCACCGCGTTCCGTGGCCATGGTGA
- a CDS encoding DUF4148 domain-containing protein has protein sequence MKNLIQAVVVAAALAAPVAVFAQNTAPLTRAQVRAELIELEKAGYNPAVGEDPHYPDDIQAAQARVDQQHALARAQGVDNSGVGNNAQGAAAAGKPAKVVAPRANDEMKSLYRGH, from the coding sequence ATGAAGAACCTTATTCAAGCCGTTGTCGTTGCTGCTGCCCTTGCCGCTCCGGTCGCCGTTTTCGCTCAGAACACCGCACCGCTCACCCGTGCGCAAGTGCGCGCCGAGCTGATCGAACTGGAGAAGGCCGGTTATAACCCGGCGGTCGGCGAAGACCCGCACTATCCGGACGACATCCAGGCCGCACAAGCCCGCGTCGATCAGCAACATGCGCTGGCTCGCGCACAAGGTGTCGACAACAGCGGTGTGGGCAACAACGCACAAGGCGCCGCAGCGGCCGGCAAGCCGGCGAAGGTCGTCGCGCCGCGCGCGAATGACGAGATGAAGTCGCTGTACCGCGGTCACTAA
- a CDS encoding LysR family transcriptional regulator — translation MLDLEDLRLVRAIGASRSLASAARLLDLTPPAVTLRLQRMEARLEVRLAVRQSKGIALTDEGQRLYQEAVAILERVEALPLSLSGDHGDVQGTLRVVAPFGFGRKYVARIVRDVQRAHPKLEISLHLSESPLTSASGADVVIHVGSLKSSSWIGYPLAPNERFLCASPGYARRIGALSHPSDLARYDCLCLRENDEDIVRWRFSQAGDGEGDARRSAVIRVTGALSSNDGTVITDWALAGLGIVERSEWDVAPLLASGKLVRLLPDWHLPPAPVTALLPSRTGRSARQRVFLEAATQFLAPPPWRAKVPPPAPH, via the coding sequence ATGCTCGACCTCGAAGATCTTCGGCTCGTTCGCGCGATCGGCGCGTCACGCTCGCTGGCGTCTGCCGCGCGCCTGCTCGACCTCACGCCGCCCGCGGTCACGCTGCGCCTGCAGCGGATGGAGGCGCGGCTCGAGGTCCGGCTCGCGGTGCGGCAGTCGAAAGGCATCGCGCTGACCGACGAAGGGCAGCGGCTGTACCAGGAAGCCGTCGCGATTCTCGAGCGCGTCGAAGCGTTGCCGCTCAGCCTCTCCGGCGATCACGGCGACGTGCAAGGCACGCTGCGCGTCGTCGCGCCGTTCGGCTTCGGGCGCAAGTACGTCGCGCGCATCGTGCGCGACGTGCAGCGTGCGCATCCGAAGCTCGAGATCTCGCTGCATCTGTCGGAGAGCCCGTTGACGAGCGCGTCGGGCGCCGATGTGGTGATCCACGTCGGCAGCCTGAAATCGTCGTCGTGGATCGGCTATCCGCTCGCGCCCAACGAACGCTTCCTGTGCGCAAGCCCCGGTTACGCACGCCGCATCGGCGCACTGAGCCATCCGTCCGACCTCGCCCGCTACGACTGCCTGTGCCTGCGCGAGAACGACGAAGACATCGTCCGCTGGCGCTTCTCGCAAGCCGGCGACGGCGAAGGCGACGCCAGGCGCTCGGCCGTGATCCGCGTGACGGGCGCGCTGTCGTCGAACGACGGCACCGTGATCACCGACTGGGCGCTCGCGGGGCTCGGCATCGTCGAACGCTCCGAATGGGACGTCGCGCCGCTGCTGGCGAGCGGCAAGCTGGTCAGGCTGCTGCCCGACTGGCATCTGCCGCCCGCGCCGGTGACCGCGCTGCTGCCGTCGCGCACGGGCCGTTCCGCGCGACAACGGGTGTTCCTCGAAGCGGCCACGCAATTTCTCGCGCCGCCGCCGTGGCGCGCGAAGGTGCCGCCGCCCGCCCCTCATTAA
- a CDS encoding MFS transporter: MNPINQPAGSTAAPGEPAWGAVFAMTLGVFGLVTAEFLPASLLTPMAESLGVTEGIAGQAVTATATVALVTSLLIAAATRTIDRRRVLLAFSALLVVSNLAVAFATNLTTILIGRVLLGIALGGFWTMSTATAMRLVPTAMVPRALSVIFSGVAVATIAAAPLGSYFGHLIGWRNVFLIAAALGVVALAAQVATLPGMAPSGTTRLRTLVDVLRRPTVGLGMFATTLVFTGHFAFFTYLRPFLEQVAGVGVNGLSAILLGYGVANFVGTSLAGRVLEHRLRPMLIAMPALMVVLGVALVALGRAPLVDAVLVALWGMAFGGVPVAWSTWVTRTVPDEAESAGGLIVAAVQLAIATGAAAGGVVFDANGAAGVFVGAAVVLAVAVATIVTGVPKRAGVAAALAE, translated from the coding sequence ATGAATCCGATCAATCAGCCCGCCGGCTCGACGGCGGCGCCCGGCGAGCCTGCGTGGGGCGCGGTTTTCGCGATGACGCTCGGCGTGTTCGGGCTCGTCACGGCGGAATTCCTGCCGGCGAGCCTGCTCACGCCGATGGCTGAGAGCCTCGGCGTGACGGAAGGCATCGCCGGCCAGGCGGTCACGGCGACCGCGACGGTCGCGCTCGTGACGAGCCTGCTGATCGCCGCCGCGACCCGCACCATCGACCGGCGGCGCGTGCTGCTCGCGTTCTCGGCGCTGCTGGTCGTGTCCAATCTCGCCGTCGCGTTCGCGACCAACCTGACGACGATCCTGATCGGCCGCGTGCTGCTCGGCATAGCGCTCGGCGGCTTCTGGACCATGTCGACCGCGACCGCGATGCGGCTCGTGCCGACCGCGATGGTGCCGCGCGCGCTGTCGGTCATCTTCAGCGGCGTGGCCGTCGCGACGATCGCGGCCGCGCCGCTCGGCAGCTATTTCGGTCACCTGATCGGCTGGCGCAACGTGTTCCTGATCGCGGCCGCGCTCGGCGTCGTCGCGCTCGCGGCGCAGGTCGCGACGCTGCCCGGCATGGCGCCGTCCGGCACGACGCGGCTGCGCACGCTGGTCGACGTGCTGCGGCGGCCGACGGTCGGCCTCGGGATGTTCGCGACGACGCTCGTGTTCACCGGGCATTTCGCGTTCTTCACGTATCTGCGGCCGTTTCTCGAGCAGGTCGCGGGCGTCGGCGTGAACGGGTTGTCGGCGATCCTGCTCGGCTACGGCGTCGCGAACTTCGTCGGCACGTCGCTCGCCGGCCGCGTGCTCGAGCACCGGCTGCGGCCGATGCTGATCGCGATGCCCGCGCTGATGGTCGTGCTCGGCGTCGCGCTGGTCGCGCTCGGCCGCGCGCCGCTCGTCGACGCGGTGCTGGTCGCGCTGTGGGGGATGGCGTTCGGGGGCGTGCCGGTTGCGTGGTCGACGTGGGTCACGCGCACGGTGCCGGATGAGGCGGAGAGCGCGGGCGGGCTGATCGTCGCGGCGGTTCAGCTGGCGATCGCGACCGGTGCGGCGGCGGGCGGCGTGGTGTTCGATGCGAACGGCGCGGCGGGGGTGTTCGTCGGCGCGGCGGTCGTGCTGGCCGTCGCGGTCGCGACGATCGTGACGGGCGTGCCGAAGCGCGCCGGCGTCGCGGCGGCGCTCGCCGAGTGA
- a CDS encoding DSD1 family PLP-dependent enzyme has translation MGIPTVTTPAALIDVDRMHANIARLHAHLDAFGVAFRPHVKTTKCQQVVDAQIAAGARGITVSTLKEAEQFFASGVRDIVYAVGMIPARLPQALALRRRGCDLKIVADSLHTAQAIAAFGREHGERFEVWIEIDVDGHRSGIRPDDDLLIDVGRTLAAGGMTLGGVLAHAGSSYEYDTHDALVAIAEQERARTVHAAQRLRAAGLPCDVVSIGSTPTALSAANLDGVTEVRAGVYVMFDLVMHNIGVCALSDIALSVLTTVIGHQEEKGWAIVDAGWMAMSRDRGTQRQARDFGYGQVCTEAGDALDGYLMSSANQEHGIVSRSGTPDPDIAKRFPIGTRLRILPNHACATGAQHPEYRALTRDGATQTWPRFYGW, from the coding sequence ATGGGCATCCCCACCGTCACCACCCCCGCCGCACTGATCGACGTCGATCGGATGCACGCCAACATCGCGCGCTTGCACGCGCATCTGGACGCATTCGGCGTCGCGTTCCGGCCGCACGTGAAGACGACCAAGTGCCAACAGGTCGTGGACGCGCAGATCGCGGCCGGCGCGCGCGGCATCACGGTGTCGACGCTGAAGGAGGCCGAGCAGTTCTTCGCGAGCGGCGTGCGCGACATCGTCTATGCGGTCGGGATGATTCCCGCCCGGCTCCCGCAGGCGCTCGCGCTGCGCCGGCGCGGCTGCGACCTGAAGATCGTCGCCGACAGCCTGCACACCGCGCAGGCGATCGCGGCGTTCGGCCGCGAGCATGGCGAGCGCTTCGAAGTCTGGATCGAGATCGACGTCGACGGTCACCGTTCGGGGATCCGCCCCGACGACGACTTGCTGATCGACGTGGGGCGCACGCTCGCCGCTGGCGGCATGACGCTCGGCGGCGTCCTGGCTCACGCCGGCTCGAGCTACGAATACGACACGCACGACGCGCTGGTCGCGATCGCCGAACAGGAGCGCGCGCGCACCGTGCACGCCGCGCAGCGCCTGCGGGCGGCGGGCTTGCCGTGCGACGTCGTCAGCATCGGCTCGACGCCGACCGCGCTGTCCGCGGCGAACCTCGACGGCGTGACGGAAGTCCGCGCGGGCGTGTACGTGATGTTCGACCTCGTGATGCACAACATCGGCGTGTGCGCGCTGTCCGACATCGCGCTGTCGGTGCTGACCACCGTCATCGGCCACCAGGAAGAGAAAGGCTGGGCGATCGTCGATGCGGGCTGGATGGCGATGAGCCGCGATCGCGGCACGCAGCGGCAGGCGCGGGACTTCGGCTACGGTCAGGTGTGCACTGAAGCCGGCGACGCGCTCGACGGCTATCTGATGAGCTCGGCGAATCAGGAGCATGGGATCGTGTCGCGCAGCGGCACGCCGGATCCGGATATCGCGAAGCGGTTTCCGATCGGCACCCGCTTGCGGATTCTGCCGAATCACGCGTGCGCGACCGGTGCGCAACATCCGGAATACCGTGCGCTGACGCGCGACGGCGCGACGCAGACTTGGCCGCGTTTCTACGGGTGGTAA
- a CDS encoding DUF3857 domain-containing transglutaminase family protein produces the protein MVRFPFRRSGSGPRRAFAWAAVAAVALTAARPVPAADTGDAAPVTLVDDVHEFVIQRDGSLEEHDDATLRANNANGIDAIAQRYVWFDKDLEKVDLLAAQTLDRDGVAHPVGPDAIRDVQEPRSAGAPTFQDGVLRTVVFPGVEAGSRTRVAFRKVRTRPLNPGFFGYFVEPSRDPVDYQRLVFDVPADMPLHADARGYVALPPVTANGRTRYAFEYRHGPYDRIELGAVGYPTDGDRLMVSTLPDYAAFAARYRDAAVDPGVDDPAVVQLARALTANASDPHDKARILYDWVRANVRYVALFLGETAAAPHRVTDILRNRYGDCKDHVALFGALLAAVGIRSEPVLLNLGSVYTLPSVPGYGGGAVNHAITWLPDLGLYADTTTGGIAFGYLPPIVMDRPALLVDTGVLARTPATQPRRRTARLAIDAAQAGAAPFHAFVEDDGWTAELERNVFRRAPAERIGQLANERLRQTGLRGRAQIETSDRRATDGPFDVTFAGTLDHVVWPDGTTAVPALSSLTGGIATQIEGWLAEPMRTQPWTCIGGTFDETGQIALPAGAALTDLPADTIVHGRFVDFTSHYVFDPVARIVQVTRRMTAAFGTQVCSPEVFAALRGSLERIERDTQAQIVVRVGQR, from the coding sequence GTGGTGCGATTTCCCTTCCGCCGGTCCGGCAGCGGGCCGCGTCGCGCCTTTGCATGGGCGGCGGTCGCCGCCGTCGCGCTGACCGCCGCGCGCCCCGTGCCCGCCGCCGACACGGGCGACGCGGCGCCCGTCACGCTCGTCGACGATGTCCACGAATTCGTGATCCAGCGCGACGGCTCGCTCGAGGAGCACGACGATGCGACGCTGCGCGCGAACAACGCGAACGGCATCGACGCGATCGCGCAGCGCTACGTGTGGTTCGACAAGGATCTCGAGAAGGTCGACCTGCTCGCGGCGCAGACGCTCGATCGCGACGGCGTCGCGCATCCGGTCGGCCCGGACGCGATCCGCGACGTGCAGGAGCCGCGTTCCGCCGGCGCGCCGACGTTTCAGGACGGCGTGCTGCGCACGGTCGTGTTCCCCGGCGTCGAAGCCGGTTCGCGCACGCGCGTCGCGTTCCGCAAGGTGCGGACCCGGCCGCTCAATCCCGGTTTTTTCGGCTACTTCGTCGAGCCGTCGCGCGATCCGGTCGATTACCAGCGGCTGGTTTTCGACGTGCCGGCCGACATGCCGCTCCATGCCGACGCGCGCGGCTACGTCGCGTTGCCGCCGGTGACCGCGAACGGCCGCACGCGCTACGCGTTCGAATACCGTCACGGCCCGTATGACCGGATCGAGCTCGGCGCGGTCGGCTATCCGACCGACGGCGACCGGCTGATGGTGTCGACGCTGCCCGACTATGCCGCGTTCGCCGCGCGCTACCGCGACGCGGCGGTGGACCCGGGCGTGGACGATCCCGCAGTCGTGCAGCTTGCGCGCGCGCTCACCGCGAACGCGTCCGACCCGCACGACAAGGCGCGCATCCTGTACGACTGGGTGCGGGCGAACGTGCGCTACGTCGCGCTGTTTCTCGGCGAGACCGCCGCCGCGCCGCACCGCGTGACCGACATCCTGCGCAACCGCTACGGCGACTGCAAGGATCATGTCGCGCTGTTCGGCGCGCTGCTCGCGGCGGTCGGCATCCGCAGCGAGCCGGTGCTGCTCAACCTCGGGTCCGTGTATACGCTGCCGTCGGTGCCGGGCTACGGCGGCGGCGCGGTCAATCACGCGATCACGTGGCTGCCCGATCTCGGGCTGTACGCCGACACGACCACCGGCGGCATCGCGTTCGGCTACCTGCCGCCGATCGTGATGGACCGGCCGGCGCTGCTCGTCGACACCGGCGTGCTGGCGCGCACGCCGGCCACGCAGCCGCGGCGCCGCACCGCGCGGCTCGCGATCGATGCGGCGCAGGCGGGCGCCGCGCCGTTCCACGCATTCGTCGAAGACGACGGCTGGACCGCCGAACTCGAGCGCAACGTGTTCCGCCGTGCGCCGGCCGAGCGGATCGGTCAGCTCGCGAACGAACGCCTGCGGCAAACCGGGCTGCGCGGCCGCGCGCAGATCGAGACGAGCGATCGCCGCGCGACGGACGGCCCGTTCGACGTGACGTTTGCCGGCACGCTCGACCACGTCGTCTGGCCGGACGGCACGACCGCGGTGCCGGCGCTGTCGAGCCTGACCGGCGGGATCGCGACGCAGATCGAAGGGTGGCTCGCCGAACCGATGCGCACGCAACCATGGACCTGCATCGGCGGCACGTTCGACGAGACCGGCCAGATCGCGCTGCCGGCCGGCGCGGCGCTGACGGACCTGCCGGCCGACACGATCGTGCATGGGCGCTTCGTCGACTTCACGTCGCATTACGTGTTCGACCCGGTCGCGCGCATCGTGCAGGTCACGCGCCGGATGACGGCGGCGTTCGGCACACAGGTTTGTTCACCTGAAGTGTTCGCGGCGTTGCGCGGTTCGCTGGAGCGTATCGAACGCGATACGCAGGCACAGATCGTCGTGCGGGTCGGGCAACGGTGA
- a CDS encoding AraC family transcriptional regulator has protein sequence MTYNPQILIDRPKPMADPQIAAPPAAPVSDAHDLVSELLLGMRLSGVQYRRIQVARPFGVRFDNARGRAQFHFVGRGPVLLRTSGGATYRLEAGDAILLPHGGEHALVSEPDAPCREIDGFAAAKICDTVASVDAATRSAAGADAGDALIFSGCMELDLGGMQPLVATMPEVMLVGTLLARYPELRTMLDAMERESCTERAGFAGILARLADVVAAFIVRGWVECGCGAATGWVQALRDPKLGRAIVALHREPGRTWSVAELAAEAGVSRSVFAERFLAATGMTPVRYLTELRMRLAAQWIARDREPIETVAYRLGYGSLAAFSRAFKRVVGRPPGAVRAEGDARAEV, from the coding sequence ATGACATACAATCCGCAAATATTGATCGATCGTCCGAAACCGATGGCAGACCCGCAGATCGCCGCCCCACCCGCCGCACCCGTGTCCGACGCGCACGACCTCGTCAGCGAACTGCTGCTCGGGATGCGCCTGAGCGGCGTCCAGTACCGCCGCATCCAGGTCGCGCGGCCGTTCGGCGTGCGCTTCGACAACGCGCGCGGCCGCGCGCAATTCCACTTCGTCGGGCGCGGGCCGGTGCTGCTGCGCACGTCGGGCGGCGCAACCTACCGGCTCGAAGCCGGCGACGCGATCCTGCTGCCGCACGGCGGCGAGCATGCGCTGGTGTCGGAGCCGGACGCGCCGTGCCGCGAAATCGACGGCTTCGCGGCCGCGAAAATCTGCGACACGGTCGCGTCGGTCGACGCCGCAACGCGCAGCGCCGCGGGCGCGGATGCCGGCGACGCGCTGATCTTCAGCGGCTGCATGGAGCTCGATCTCGGCGGCATGCAGCCGCTCGTCGCGACGATGCCCGAGGTGATGCTGGTCGGCACGCTGCTCGCCCGCTATCCCGAGCTCCGGACGATGCTCGACGCGATGGAGCGCGAGTCGTGCACCGAGCGCGCGGGATTCGCGGGCATCCTCGCGCGGCTCGCGGACGTGGTGGCCGCGTTCATCGTGCGCGGCTGGGTCGAATGCGGCTGCGGCGCCGCGACCGGCTGGGTGCAGGCGCTGCGCGATCCGAAGCTCGGCCGCGCGATCGTCGCGCTGCATCGCGAACCGGGCCGCACCTGGAGCGTCGCCGAACTCGCGGCCGAAGCCGGCGTGTCGCGCTCGGTGTTCGCCGAGCGGTTTCTCGCTGCGACCGGGATGACGCCCGTGCGCTACCTGACCGAGCTGCGGATGCGGCTCGCCGCGCAATGGATCGCGCGCGATCGCGAACCGATCGAGACGGTTGCGTATCGGCTCGGGTATGGGTCGCTCGCGGCGTTCAGCCGCGCGTTCAAGCGGGTGGTCGGCCGGCCGCCCGGTGCGGTGCGTGCGGAGGGCGATGCGCGGGCGGAGGTTTAG
- the pdeR gene encoding cyclic di-GMP phosphodiesterase has protein sequence MDDENDCAVLEAHFGTRSPCWRLGSDSNALELAAQRGCTNVAVALTGEQAARIRALTGVTTHLVLDIKLFGDPVSLHLVGKKLTTADWAGTACAYSDTESVARDLAHGLAFAEQVVSEVNSLVVILDRNGIVQRFNRLCEEVTGRREVDVVGRSAFELFMSEDQGAQSRTNISGFFSSNKPFSVERYINTINGPRLFQFRNKFVQSGSGVDEQFLICSGIDITEERKAQQRLIELANTDVLTGLPNRHAISEQIKTVLAGDPGDNLLQVGILFLDLDNFKRVNDHYGHITGDRLLKDVSAIIAGCLPENATLARLGGDEFLVLFSRGTRPLLEATAQVILERLRTPIHLGLMEVYTSCSIGIAMYPQHGDTLETLIRSADTAMYVAKEAGKHTYRVFSVEMNQKVAKYMWLDTNLRKALEEEQFVLHYQPIVDLATGDVHGVEALIRWQSPERGLVAPVEFIQFAEESGLIAPLGRWVMHTAAEQAAAWKERGLETRIAINVSARQLQDLNIVRQFATILDEAGLKPGLLDIELTESCFIEDEGAALALMKQFRLLGAEIHLDDFGTGYSSLSQLSRLPLDTIKLDRSFITGIDRNPRSQALVHSVVALARALNFSVVAEGVETRAEADFLKQIDVDQAQGYYFARPMAAQAFEQWLTEKRKFRLIA, from the coding sequence ATGGATGACGAAAACGATTGCGCGGTACTCGAGGCGCACTTCGGCACGCGCAGCCCGTGCTGGCGCCTGGGCAGCGACAGCAATGCGCTCGAGCTGGCCGCGCAGCGCGGCTGTACCAATGTCGCCGTCGCGCTGACCGGCGAGCAGGCCGCGCGGATCCGCGCGCTGACCGGCGTGACCACCCACCTCGTGCTCGACATCAAGCTGTTCGGCGATCCGGTCAGCCTCCACCTCGTCGGCAAGAAGCTCACGACGGCCGACTGGGCCGGCACCGCGTGCGCATATTCGGACACCGAGTCGGTCGCGCGCGATCTCGCGCATGGCCTCGCATTTGCGGAGCAGGTCGTCTCCGAAGTCAATTCGCTCGTCGTGATCCTCGACCGCAACGGCATCGTGCAGCGCTTCAACCGCCTGTGCGAGGAAGTGACCGGCCGGCGCGAAGTCGACGTGGTCGGCCGCAGCGCGTTCGAGCTGTTCATGAGCGAGGACCAGGGCGCGCAGTCGCGCACCAACATCAGCGGTTTCTTCTCGAGCAACAAGCCGTTCTCGGTCGAGCGCTACATCAACACCATCAACGGCCCGCGCCTGTTCCAGTTCCGCAACAAGTTCGTGCAGAGCGGCAGCGGCGTCGACGAGCAGTTCCTGATCTGCTCGGGCATCGACATCACCGAGGAGCGCAAGGCGCAGCAGCGGCTCATCGAGCTCGCGAACACCGACGTGCTCACCGGCCTGCCGAACCGCCATGCGATCAGCGAGCAGATCAAGACCGTGCTGGCCGGCGACCCCGGCGATAACCTGCTCCAGGTCGGCATCCTGTTCCTCGATCTCGACAACTTCAAGCGCGTCAACGATCACTACGGGCACATCACCGGCGACCGGCTGCTGAAGGACGTGTCGGCGATCATCGCCGGCTGCCTGCCGGAGAATGCGACGCTGGCGCGCCTCGGCGGCGACGAATTCCTGGTGCTGTTCTCGCGCGGCACGCGCCCGCTGCTGGAGGCGACCGCGCAGGTGATCCTCGAGCGGCTGCGCACGCCGATCCATCTCGGGCTGATGGAGGTGTATACGAGCTGCTCGATCGGCATCGCGATGTATCCGCAGCACGGCGACACGCTCGAAACGCTGATCCGCAGCGCCGACACCGCGATGTACGTCGCGAAGGAAGCCGGCAAGCACACGTATCGCGTGTTCTCGGTGGAGATGAACCAGAAGGTCGCGAAGTACATGTGGCTCGACACGAACCTGCGCAAGGCGCTCGAAGAGGAGCAGTTCGTGCTGCATTACCAGCCGATCGTCGACCTCGCGACGGGCGACGTGCATGGCGTCGAGGCGCTGATCCGCTGGCAGTCGCCGGAACGCGGGCTCGTCGCGCCGGTCGAGTTCATCCAGTTCGCGGAGGAGTCCGGGCTGATCGCGCCGCTCGGCCGCTGGGTGATGCACACCGCGGCGGAACAGGCGGCCGCGTGGAAGGAGAGGGGGCTCGAGACGCGCATCGCGATCAACGTGTCCGCGCGGCAGTTGCAGGACCTGAACATCGTGCGCCAGTTCGCGACGATTCTCGACGAGGCGGGCCTGAAGCCGGGCCTGCTCGACATCGAGTTGACCGAAAGCTGCTTCATCGAAGACGAAGGCGCGGCGCTCGCGTTGATGAAGCAGTTCCGCCTGCTCGGCGCGGAGATCCACCTCGACGATTTCGGCACCGGCTATTCGTCGCTGTCGCAGCTGTCGCGCCTGCCGCTCGACACGATCAAGCTCGACCGCAGCTTCATCACCGGCATCGACCGCAATCCGCGTTCGCAGGCGCTGGTGCACTCGGTGGTGGCGCTGGCGCGCGCGCTGAATTTCTCGGTGGTGGCCGAAGGCGTCGAGACGCGCGCCGAAGCCGATTTTCTCAAGCAGATCGACGTCGATCAGGCGCAGGGCTACTACTTCGCGCGGCCGATGGCCGCGCAGGCGTTCGAGCAGTGGCTTACCGAAAAGAGAAAGTTCAGGCTCATCGCCTGA
- a CDS encoding glutathione S-transferase family protein: MKLYGFAGTRSQRALWGLKELDADFEFISVNLLEGEHKRPEFLRLNPAGKVPVLVDGDLVIPESAAIVLYLADKYPQKALLPVDLAARAQAYRWVMFAVTELEQPLWRITRHTMLYPPDKRLPADIALAREDFVNMAAILDRHLDGRAFIVGDALTVADCVTAYLIDWAGECQLLDTFPQLQAYLERLYARPKAPQRIAQARQAA; this comes from the coding sequence ATGAAGCTTTACGGATTCGCCGGAACCCGTTCGCAGCGCGCGCTATGGGGGCTCAAGGAGCTCGATGCGGATTTCGAATTCATCTCGGTCAACCTGCTCGAGGGCGAGCACAAGCGGCCCGAATTCCTGCGCCTCAATCCCGCGGGCAAGGTCCCCGTGCTGGTGGACGGCGACCTCGTGATTCCCGAATCGGCGGCAATCGTGCTGTATCTCGCGGACAAGTACCCGCAGAAGGCGCTGCTGCCGGTCGATCTCGCCGCGCGGGCGCAGGCCTATCGCTGGGTCATGTTCGCGGTCACCGAGCTCGAGCAGCCGCTGTGGAGAATCACCCGGCACACGATGCTCTATCCGCCGGACAAGCGCCTGCCGGCCGATATCGCGCTGGCGCGGGAGGATTTCGTGAACATGGCGGCGATCCTCGACAGGCATCTCGACGGGCGTGCGTTCATCGTCGGCGACGCGCTGACGGTTGCCGACTGCGTGACGGCCTATCTGATCGACTGGGCCGGCGAATGCCAGTTGCTCGATACGTTCCCGCAATTGCAGGCGTATCTCGAACGCCTGTATGCGCGCCCGAAGGCGCCGCAACGGATCGCGCAGGCGCGTCAGGCGGCGTGA